Genomic DNA from Comamonas resistens:
GGCCGCCCAGGTAGCGGCTGGCTTCAAAAACCTGGGGCTGGTGGCCGAGCCGGGCCAGTTGCACGGCGGCGGCCATGCCGGCCCAGCCGCCACCAATAATCGCAATATTCATCGAGACCGGGGAAGACTGCGGCACAGATCGGCCTGCTCCGCCTGCCAGGTGGCTGCGGGCTTGTTGCGGCAATAGCTCTGCAGCTCTTGCTGGGCTGTCTGGTTATGCGAGCCATGGGCCGCATGCGACAGCAGGCGCAGCGCGTGAAAGCTCAGCTCGGCAGCGGGAAGTCGCTGTTCTGCTGCAATTGTTGTAGCGACTGGCGCTTGTGAGTTATGCGGTTGAACCTGCTTTGAGGCTTGAAGCGACGGCATGCGCTCCACCACGGTGAAGTCGCCGCTATGGCCGGCCTGGCGCATCATTTGCTGGTAGAGACTGAGTATTTGCGTGCTGTCGGCCTGGCTTAGTGTGTCGGCCGGGCGAATCAGATAGCGGGCGACTTCGGGCGGCGTGGCAGCCATCATGGCCTTGTCCGCGACGGCCAGCGGCGCCTTGCCTGCCAGGTGAGCGGCGTCATCGGCTGCAAAGATCAGGCCGTGGCGGGTGCTGGCGGCGGCCAGCTCTGCACCGCCGGCGGCAACAGTGCCAACGGCTGCGGCCTTGCCTGCGCTGCCGGCCGCCTCGGCGGCTTTGCCTGCCTTGCCCGCAGCAGCAGCGGCCTTACCCGCCTTGCCCAGCAAGCCCAGAAATGCATGGCTGGGCATAGCCGTGCCCAGGCCCCATGCGCAGACCAGCGCCAAAGCGGCGACGCGCCAGGGAGAGCAGCGAGAGCGGTGGCTTGATGCGGAACTCATGCCGGCACTGTAGCAGCCTAGCCTAAGCGGGGACGCTGGCGGATCACATCCGGCCCAGAGCCTGCATCTTCCACACGCGCCAGAGCTTGCGCAGCGGTGTGAGGCTGATGCGCTGGTGCAGCACCTGGAAGTTCTCGGACTCGATCTCGCGCAGCAGCGTGCGGTAGATGCTGGCCATCATCAGGCCGGGCTTTTGCGCGCGGCGGTCGGCGTCGGGCAGCAAGGCCAGGGCCTTGTCGTAGAGGCCGTGGGCGCGCTCGGCCTGAAAGCGCATCAGCGCCGTGAAGCGGTCCGAGTATTCGCGCTTGTTGATCTCATGGGCCTTGACATCGAACTGCTGCAGCTCGCTGATGGGCAGGTAGATGCGGCCGCGCATGGCGTCCTCGCCCACGTCGCGGATGATGTTGGTGAGCTGCAGGGCCTGGCCCAGTGTGTGGGCGTATTCGGTGGTGCGCTCGTCGGTCTGGCCGAAGATGCGCGCCGCCACTTCGCCCACGATGCCGGCGACCAGATGACAGTAGCGCTGCAGGCCCGCATAGTCCAGATAGCGGGTCTGCTCCAGATCCATCTGGCAGCCCTCGATGACGGCCTGCAGATGGCGCTCTTCGATGCCATAGGTCTTGGCATGCGGCATCAGTGCCTGCATGACGGGGTGGGTGGTCTGGCCGGCAAAGGCTTTGTGCACCTCGGTTTTCCACCAGGCCAGCTTGGTGGCGGCGACGCCGGGGTCCGAGACCTCGTCAACTACGTCGTCCACTTCGCGGCAGAACGCATAGAAAGCCGTGATGGCGGCGCGGCGCTCCTGCGGCAAAAAGAGGAAGGCGTAGTAGAAGCTGCTGCCCGAGGACGCGGCCTTGTCTTGGACGTACTGATCCGGATTCATAGGGGCGTGATTGTCCCATGGCGCAGGCGTCCGGTCGGCGCAACAGTGATAGGACTTACGCAAACAAGGATGCTCAAGGAGCATTTCCATGGGGAGAATGTCTTGCTTGAACCTGAATTGCGTCAGCGTTGTGCTGTTGCCGCGACGAGCACTATCAACTTTGATAGCTGCTGGCGCTTGACAGTCAATCGAAACAGGAATGTTTACATCCGGATGGCACGCCAGAGCAGCGTTGGAAGCTCCTGTTTGCGTAGCTTGATGCGCTGGTACAGATTACGCCCCTGCATGGATTCCAGGTGTTCCAGCACCCGCAGACCGCCCTGAACGACCAGGCGCAGCTCCCAGCCTGCGCGGCCCGGCAGTTGGTGCACCAGTGGTGCGCCTTGCTCCATCAGGCTGCGGGCCTGCTGGTGCAGTTCGGCCAGCAGGTTTTGCAGCGCGGGCGTCAGCGCCGAGGCCTGTGCCCGGACAGCGCTGCGCGCAATGCCGTGGCGAGCCAGATCGGCATCGGGCAGATAGTGGCGCTGGCGCGGCAGGTCCTGGCTCAGGTCCTGCCAGAAATTGATCAGCTGCAGGGCGGTGCAGATGGCATCGCTCTGGGTCAGTGCCTGGGCATGGTCCACGCCATACAGATGCAGCAACAGCCGGCCCACGGGGTTGGCCGAGCGGCGGCAATAGTCGATCAACTGGGCCATGTCGGCATAAGGCGTCTGGCTGGCGGTCATGCGCACATCCTGCTCGAAGGCGCTGAGCAGATCGGCCATCAGCGGCTTGGGCAACTGATGGGTCTGCATCTGCCGGGCCAGCGGTGCAAAGACCTGGGGCCATGCGCTGCAGGCCAGCATTTCGGCCTCTGCGTCCGTACCCAGTTGCTGCAGGTCGTGGCCGTAGCGCTGTAGCTGTTCCAGGCGCTGCTCGGCGCTGAAGTCGCCCTCGTCGGCGATATCGTCGGCCGTGCGGGCAAAGTGGTAGAGCGCCGCAATGGGCGCGCGCAGCCTTGGCGGGCACAGCCAGGAGGCCACGGGAAAGTTCTCGTAATGCGTAATCGAGGGTGATTGCGCAGGTGCTTGTGCAGCGGCTGAGGTGGCTGGGTGCAGATCGTTCACGGCCCGTATTGTGAACTGCGGCGCCTGCGCTTGAGGCCTGGCGAAAAATGTACGAAAAATCGCACGAGCGTGCACAATCGCGTCTGTCTTGGTTGCGGCCGCCTGCCCGGCGGCTGCGCTTTCTTTTAAGGACTTACCAAGCCAAGGTGCGCCAGGACTGTTTCCTTGGGACAAAGCTCTTGTCTGAACCGGATTTGCGTAAGTCGTTTTTATTTCTACAAGCCCAGAACACCATGGCTGTTTCGTCTTCCCGTCGTTTTGCTGCAGGCCTGCGCGGCCGACCTGCCAGATCCTTGCTGGCCTTATCCGTGGTGGCTGCCGCTGCCATGCTGTCGGCCTGCTCCAAGAAGGAGGCCTTGCCCGAGCCGATACGTGCCGTCAAGCTGCTGACCGTGGGCGAGGGGAAGATCGAGGCGGCGCAGGAATTTACCGGTGATGTGCGCGCGAGAGTGGAGTCGCGCCTGGGCTTTCGCGTCGGTGGCAAGATCATCAAGCGCGAGGTGGAACTGGGCCAGCGCGTGAAGGCCGGCCAAGTGCTGGCGCGTCTGGATGCGCGAGACTATCAGCTCAGCGCCGATGCAGCGCGTGCACAGGTCGCTTCGGCCACCACCCAGCGCGATCTGGCGCAGGCCAATGCGCAGCGCTTTCGCGCTTTGCGAGCCCAGAATTTCATCAGCGCTGCCGAGATGGAGCGCTACGAGGCCAATCTGAAGGCGGCGCAGGCGTCGCTGGACCAGGCCAAGGCCCAGTTGTCCAGCCAGTCCAATCAGGAAAACTACACCCAGCTGCTGGCCGATGTGGACGGCGTGATCACCAGCGTGGATGCCGAGCCCGGCCAGGTCGTGGCCGCAGGCACGCCGGTGGTGCGCATTGCGCAGGATGGCGCGCGCGATGCGGTGTTTGCCGTACCCGAAGACCGCCGTGCCTCCATCCGCATGGGCCAGGGTGTGCAGGTCAAGCCCTGGTCTGACGAAAGCCAGGTGGTGCGCGGTCTGGTGCGCGAAGTCGCGGCCAGTGCCGACCCTGCCACGCGCACCTATCAGATCAAGGCCGCGCTGCAGGGAACGGATCTGCCTGCGCTGGGGGCTACCGTGCGCGTCGTGCCCGAAGGCATGAGTGTGGCCAACACGGCCGTGGGCGGCAGTGTCATCAAGCTGCCCACCACGGCGCTGCGCCAGGATGGTGGTGGCGGCCAGGGCACGGCGGTATGGCTGTTCGACCCTGCAAGCAGCACCGTGCAACTGCAAAGCGTGCAGGTGGCCACGGCGGACGGCAACGAGGCGGTGATTGCCTCGGGCCTCAAGCCCGGCATGCAGGTGGTGGCAACAGGCGTGCATGTGCTCAACCCTGGGCAGAAGGTCACCGTCTATCGTGACAAATATGCCAAGCCGCAAGAGAAACCTGCATCGAATCAGCCTCAAGCGCAGGACAGTAAAGCGCCAGCAGCTACAGAAGGCGTAGCGCCTGCAGCACCCGTGACGGCGGAGGGTGGCAAATGAGCGCCAGCGGACACAAGCCGGGTGGCGGCGCGCATTTCAATCTCTCACGCTGGGCACTCGATCATGTGGCGCTGACACGCTACTTCATGGTCGTGCTCATGCTGCTGGGCTTTGCGGCCTATTTCCAGCTGGGGCAGGATGAAGACCCGCCGTTCACCTTCCGCGCCATGGTCATCCGCACCTACTGGCCGGGTGCCACGGCCGAGCAGGTGGCCCAGCAGGTGACGGACAAGATAGAGCGCACCCTGCAGGAGGTGCCTTATGCGGACAAGATCAGCAGTTACTCCAAGCCGGGAGAGTCGCAGGTCATCTTCCAGCTCAAGGACACCTCGCCCGCCAAGGAGGTGCCCCAGCTCTGGTACACGGTGCGCAAGAAAGTCGGCGATATGCGCTACACCCTGCCTCAGGGTGTGCAAGGACCGTTTTTCAATGACGACTTCGGCGATGTCTATGGCGTGATCTACGCGCTGCAGGCCGAAGGTTTCAGCAATGCCGAGCTCAAGGTGCTGGCCGATGATGTGCGCCAGCAACTGCTGCGCGTGCCCGATGTGGCCAAGGTCGAGCAGTTTGGCGTGCAGGACGAGAAAGTCTATGTCGAGCTGTCGCAGCGTGCCACGCAGATGGGGCTGAACCTCAAGCAGGTGCTCGATCAGCTCAACCAGCAAAACGCCGTGACCTCTGCCGGCACGCTGCAAACGCCCGCCGAGATGCTGGTGCTGCGCGTGCAGGGGCAGTTCAGCGATCTGGCGCAGCTGCGTGAAATGCCGATTCGCGGCCCTTCGGGGGTGCAGATTCGCCTGGGCGATATTGCCGAGATTCACCGTGGCTACGCCGACCCTGCCAATGTGAAGGTGCGCTTCCAGGGCGAGGGAACGATTGCCCTGGGTGTTTCCATGGTCAAGGGCGGGGACATCATTGCCCTGGGCAAGGCGCTCAAGCAAACGACGGACCGTATCAGCAAGAGCCTGCCCGTGGGCGTGGTGCTCAAAAACATGCAGGACCAGCCCAAGGCCGTGGCCGATTCGGTCAGCGAATTCGTCCAGGTGCTGGTCGAGGCCGTGGTCGTGGTGCTGGCCGTGAGCTTCATCAGCCTGGGCTTGCACCGACGCGAAGGTCAGCAGCCGCTGTACAAGCGCTGGTACATAGACCCCCGTCCCGGTCTGGTGGTGGGCATCACGATTCCTCTGGTGCTGGCGGCCACCTTCCTGGCCATGTGGTACTGGAATATCGGCCTGCACAAGGTGTCGCTGGGCTCGCTCATCATCGCCTTGGGCCTGTTGGTGGATGACGCCATCATTGCCGTGGAGATGATGGTGCGCAAGATGGAGGAGGGCTACGACAAGTACCGCGCCGCCACCTTCGCCTACGAGATCACTGCCAAGCCCATGCTGACTGGCACCTTGATCACGGCCACGGGCTTTTTGCCTATCGGCATGGCCAAGTCCATGACGGGGGAGTACACCTTTGCCATTTTCGCGGTGACGGTCATTGCGCTGGTGCTGAGCTGGTTTGCTTCGGTCTATTTCGTGCCCTATCTGGGCACGCTGCTGCTCAAGAAACCGCCGCATGCGGCCAAGCTGCCGCCCGAGGTGGCTTCGGGCGAGGTGTCGGCCGAAGAGGCCGGCATCAACATCGACAACAGCGAGCATGAGCTGTTCAACACGCCGTTCTACAACCGCTTTCGCACCATGGTGAACTGGTGCGTCAAGCACCGCTGGCTGACGATTGGCGCGACAGCGCTGATTTTTGCGCTGGGGTTGGTCGGCATGGGCCGTGTGCAGCAGCAGTTTTTCCCGGACTCCAGCCGCCCCGAGGTGCTGGTGGACATCTGGTTCCCCGAAGGCACGGCGCTGCGGGCCAACGAAGAGGTGACGCTGCGGGTCGAACAGCGCTTTCTGAAACTCGAAGGCGTGGAAACCGTCAGCGAATGGATTGGCTCCGGCGTGCCGCGTTTTTATCTGCCGCTGGATCAAGTCTTCCCGCAGAACAACGTCTCGCAGTTCATCATCGTGGCCAAGGATCTGAAGGCCCGTGAGGAAATTCGTAAAAAGCTGCCGGCCTTGATGGCCGAGGAATTCCCGGAAGTGCGGGCTCGCGTCAAGCTGCTGCCCAACGGCCCGCCCGTGCCCTATCCGGTGCAGTTCCGCGTCATGGGTACGGATGCGGCCAAGCTGCGCGCCTATGCCGACGATGTGAAAAAGCTCATGCAGGACAACGCGAACATGCGCGGTGTCAACGACAACTGGAACGAGTCCATCAAGGTCATCCGCCTCAAGGTCGACCAGGACAAGGCTCGTGCGCTGGGAGTGACAAGTCAATCGATTGCCGATGCCACCAGCATGCAGTTCTCGGGCACGACGGTGGGCCAGTACCGCGAGGGAGACAAGCTTATTGATATCGTCATGCGTCCGCCCAAGCAGGATCGCGATGCGATTTCCGATATTGCCGACGTCTATGTGACTACTGGCGGAGGTCAGTCCATTCCGCTGACCCAGATCGCCAAGCCCGTCATGGTCTGGGAGCCAGGCGTGATGTGGCGTGAAAAGCGCAACTTCGCCATTACCGTGCAGGGTGATGTCCGCGAAGGCCTGCAGGGCGCGACGGTGACCAACGAGCTGCTGCCTGCGCTGCGCAAGATGGAAGAA
This window encodes:
- the hpnD gene encoding presqualene diphosphate synthase HpnD: MNPDQYVQDKAASSGSSFYYAFLFLPQERRAAITAFYAFCREVDDVVDEVSDPGVAATKLAWWKTEVHKAFAGQTTHPVMQALMPHAKTYGIEERHLQAVIEGCQMDLEQTRYLDYAGLQRYCHLVAGIVGEVAARIFGQTDERTTEYAHTLGQALQLTNIIRDVGEDAMRGRIYLPISELQQFDVKAHEINKREYSDRFTALMRFQAERAHGLYDKALALLPDADRRAQKPGLMMASIYRTLLREIESENFQVLHQRISLTPLRKLWRVWKMQALGRM
- the hpnC gene encoding squalene synthase HpnC; this translates as MHPATSAAAQAPAQSPSITHYENFPVASWLCPPRLRAPIAALYHFARTADDIADEGDFSAEQRLEQLQRYGHDLQQLGTDAEAEMLACSAWPQVFAPLARQMQTHQLPKPLMADLLSAFEQDVRMTASQTPYADMAQLIDYCRRSANPVGRLLLHLYGVDHAQALTQSDAICTALQLINFWQDLSQDLPRQRHYLPDADLARHGIARSAVRAQASALTPALQNLLAELHQQARSLMEQGAPLVHQLPGRAGWELRLVVQGGLRVLEHLESMQGRNLYQRIKLRKQELPTLLWRAIRM
- a CDS encoding efflux RND transporter periplasmic adaptor subunit, which encodes MAVSSSRRFAAGLRGRPARSLLALSVVAAAAMLSACSKKEALPEPIRAVKLLTVGEGKIEAAQEFTGDVRARVESRLGFRVGGKIIKREVELGQRVKAGQVLARLDARDYQLSADAARAQVASATTQRDLAQANAQRFRALRAQNFISAAEMERYEANLKAAQASLDQAKAQLSSQSNQENYTQLLADVDGVITSVDAEPGQVVAAGTPVVRIAQDGARDAVFAVPEDRRASIRMGQGVQVKPWSDESQVVRGLVREVAASADPATRTYQIKAALQGTDLPALGATVRVVPEGMSVANTAVGGSVIKLPTTALRQDGGGGQGTAVWLFDPASSTVQLQSVQVATADGNEAVIASGLKPGMQVVATGVHVLNPGQKVTVYRDKYAKPQEKPASNQPQAQDSKAPAATEGVAPAAPVTAEGGK
- a CDS encoding efflux RND transporter permease subunit, with protein sequence MSASGHKPGGGAHFNLSRWALDHVALTRYFMVVLMLLGFAAYFQLGQDEDPPFTFRAMVIRTYWPGATAEQVAQQVTDKIERTLQEVPYADKISSYSKPGESQVIFQLKDTSPAKEVPQLWYTVRKKVGDMRYTLPQGVQGPFFNDDFGDVYGVIYALQAEGFSNAELKVLADDVRQQLLRVPDVAKVEQFGVQDEKVYVELSQRATQMGLNLKQVLDQLNQQNAVTSAGTLQTPAEMLVLRVQGQFSDLAQLREMPIRGPSGVQIRLGDIAEIHRGYADPANVKVRFQGEGTIALGVSMVKGGDIIALGKALKQTTDRISKSLPVGVVLKNMQDQPKAVADSVSEFVQVLVEAVVVVLAVSFISLGLHRREGQQPLYKRWYIDPRPGLVVGITIPLVLAATFLAMWYWNIGLHKVSLGSLIIALGLLVDDAIIAVEMMVRKMEEGYDKYRAATFAYEITAKPMLTGTLITATGFLPIGMAKSMTGEYTFAIFAVTVIALVLSWFASVYFVPYLGTLLLKKPPHAAKLPPEVASGEVSAEEAGINIDNSEHELFNTPFYNRFRTMVNWCVKHRWLTIGATALIFALGLVGMGRVQQQFFPDSSRPEVLVDIWFPEGTALRANEEVTLRVEQRFLKLEGVETVSEWIGSGVPRFYLPLDQVFPQNNVSQFIIVAKDLKAREEIRKKLPALMAEEFPEVRARVKLLPNGPPVPYPVQFRVMGTDAAKLRAYADDVKKLMQDNANMRGVNDNWNESIKVIRLKVDQDKARALGVTSQSIADATSMQFSGTTVGQYREGDKLIDIVMRPPKQDRDAISDIADVYVTTGGGQSIPLTQIAKPVMVWEPGVMWREKRNFAITVQGDVREGLQGATVTNELLPALRKMEEGWHAAGDTAYRIEVAGAVEESSKGSGAIVAGIPVLLFITFTLLMLQLRSVSRSLLVFITGPLGIPGVAAALLLLNRPFGFVALLGVVALMGMIQRNSVILIDQIEAGRARGVPAWEAIVEAAVHRLRPIVLTAAAAVLAMIPLSRSVFWGPMAVAIMGGLIVATFLTLLALPAMYAAAFRIRQPQ